In one window of Zhihengliuella sp. ISTPL4 DNA:
- the yaaA gene encoding YaaA family protein — protein sequence MKILLPPSETKREGGDGSPLDVSALALPSLAPQRSAVIDALIALAGDDDAARRVLKLSERQRGDIAHNRALWTAPTMPAVDRYTGVLFDALDAASLSAASRRWLDAHVWIHSAPLGPVAALDRIPTYRLAAGTSLPGLAPLRRHWAGPTAAAISADAPAFVLDLRSEAYAALGPVPDEVPSAYVRVVTAQGRALNHFNKKSKGLLVRALADDRPRLGSLRALHRWAEAHDFVLRDGAETGEIELVVAD from the coding sequence ATGAAGATCCTGCTTCCGCCGTCCGAGACGAAGCGCGAGGGCGGCGACGGCAGCCCGCTGGACGTGTCCGCGCTGGCACTACCCAGCCTCGCGCCTCAACGGAGCGCCGTGATCGACGCGCTCATCGCTCTCGCGGGCGACGACGACGCAGCCCGGCGGGTCCTCAAGCTCAGCGAACGGCAGCGGGGGGACATCGCGCACAACCGCGCGCTCTGGACCGCACCCACGATGCCCGCGGTGGACCGGTACACCGGCGTGCTGTTCGATGCGCTCGACGCGGCATCGCTGTCCGCCGCGTCCCGGCGCTGGCTGGATGCCCATGTGTGGATCCACAGCGCCCCGCTCGGCCCGGTCGCCGCCCTGGACCGGATTCCGACCTATCGGCTCGCCGCCGGGACATCGTTGCCCGGGCTCGCGCCGCTCCGTCGCCACTGGGCCGGACCGACGGCCGCGGCGATCAGCGCGGATGCCCCCGCGTTCGTGCTCGATCTGCGCAGCGAGGCCTACGCCGCCCTGGGCCCTGTGCCGGACGAGGTGCCGTCGGCGTACGTGCGGGTGGTGACGGCTCAGGGGAGAGCCCTGAACCACTTCAACAAGAAGTCCAAAGGGTTGCTCGTGCGGGCGCTGGCAGACGATCGTCCGCGCCTCGGCTCCCTTCGCGCCCTGCACCGCTGGGCCGAGGCGCATGACTTCGTGCTCCGGGACGGAGCGGAGACCGGGGAGATCGAGCTGGTCGTCGCCGACTGA
- a CDS encoding F0F1 ATP synthase subunit epsilon: MALHVSLVSADAEVWTGEASLVVAKTVEGEIGFMSGHEPVLAILAEGQVRITQTDGAKVLANAQDGFLSMEGDVLTIVAGNAALIS, encoded by the coding sequence ATGGCGCTGCACGTCAGCCTCGTCTCCGCCGACGCGGAGGTCTGGACGGGAGAGGCGAGCCTCGTCGTCGCCAAGACCGTCGAGGGCGAGATCGGCTTCATGTCCGGTCACGAGCCGGTGCTGGCCATCCTCGCCGAGGGTCAGGTCCGGATCACCCAGACGGATGGTGCCAAGGTGCTCGCGAACGCACAGGACGGCTTCCTCTCCATGGAGGGCGACGTCCTGACGATCGTGGCCGGCAACGCGGCACTCATCTCCTGA
- the atpD gene encoding F0F1 ATP synthase subunit beta, translated as MTTTATAEQPATAVVGRVARVNGPVVDIEFPHDSIPDIYNALKTTITIGEESTEITLEVAQHLGDDLVRAIALKPTDGIVRGQEVRDTGEAISVPVGDITKGKVFNVIGEVLNGEPGETIEVTERWPIHRKAPNFDQLESKTTMFETGIKSIDLLTPYVQGGKIGLFGGAGVGKTVLIQEMIQRVAQDHGGVSVFAGVGERTREGNDLIHEMEEAGVFDKTALVFGQMDEPPGTRLRVALSALTMAEYFRDVQKQDVLLFIDNIFRFTQAGSEVSTLLGRMPSAVGYQPNLADEMGLLQERITSTRGHSITSLQAIYVPADDYTDPAPATTFAHLDATTELSREIASKGLYPAIDPLTSTSRIMDPRYLGEDHYRVATTVKQILQKNKELQEIIAILGVDELSEEDKIVVSRARRIQQFLSQNTYMAKKFTGVEGSTVPLKETIESFDAITRGDFDHVAEQAFFNVGGISDVEERWAQIQKENA; from the coding sequence ATGACCACCACCGCCACGGCTGAGCAGCCGGCGACCGCGGTCGTCGGGCGCGTCGCCCGCGTCAACGGTCCGGTTGTCGACATCGAGTTCCCGCACGACTCGATCCCCGACATCTACAACGCGCTGAAGACGACGATCACGATCGGCGAGGAGTCCACCGAGATCACGCTCGAGGTCGCACAGCACCTCGGCGACGACCTGGTCCGCGCCATCGCCCTGAAGCCGACCGACGGCATCGTCCGCGGTCAGGAGGTGCGTGACACCGGTGAGGCCATCTCGGTCCCCGTCGGTGACATCACCAAGGGCAAGGTCTTCAACGTGATCGGCGAGGTCCTCAACGGCGAGCCCGGTGAGACCATCGAGGTCACGGAGCGCTGGCCCATCCACCGCAAGGCCCCGAACTTCGACCAGCTCGAGTCGAAGACCACGATGTTCGAGACGGGCATCAAGTCGATCGACCTCCTCACCCCGTACGTGCAGGGTGGAAAGATCGGTCTCTTCGGTGGTGCCGGTGTCGGCAAGACCGTCCTCATCCAGGAGATGATCCAGCGCGTCGCGCAGGACCACGGTGGTGTGTCGGTGTTCGCCGGTGTCGGTGAGCGCACCCGTGAGGGCAACGACCTCATCCACGAGATGGAGGAGGCGGGCGTCTTCGACAAGACCGCCCTCGTCTTCGGCCAGATGGACGAGCCGCCGGGGACGCGTCTGCGCGTCGCCCTGTCGGCTCTGACGATGGCGGAGTACTTCCGTGACGTGCAGAAGCAGGACGTGCTGCTCTTCATCGACAACATCTTCCGCTTCACGCAGGCCGGTTCCGAGGTCTCCACGCTGCTGGGCCGCATGCCCTCCGCCGTGGGTTACCAGCCGAACCTCGCCGACGAGATGGGCCTCCTCCAGGAGCGCATCACCTCGACGCGTGGTCACTCGATCACCTCGCTGCAGGCGATCTACGTGCCGGCCGATGACTACACCGACCCGGCTCCTGCCACGACCTTCGCGCACCTCGACGCGACGACCGAGCTCTCTCGTGAGATCGCGTCGAAGGGTCTGTACCCGGCCATCGACCCGCTGACCTCGACGTCGCGCATCATGGACCCCCGCTACTTGGGCGAGGACCACTACCGCGTGGCCACCACGGTCAAGCAGATCCTCCAGAAGAACAAGGAGCTGCAGGAGATCATCGCCATCCTCGGTGTCGACGAGCTCTCCGAGGAAGACAAGATCGTCGTGTCGCGTGCACGCCGCATCCAGCAGTTCCTCTCGCAGAACACCTACATGGCGAAGAAGTTCACGGGCGTCGAGGGCTCGACCGTGCCGCTGAAGGAGACCATCGAGTCGTTCGATGCGATCACCCGCGGTGACTTCGACCACGTCGCCGAGCAGGCCTTCTTCAACGTCGGTGGCATCTCCGACGTGGAGGAGCGCTGGGCGCAGATCCAGAAGGAGAACGCCTGA
- a CDS encoding F0F1 ATP synthase subunit gamma yields the protein MGAQLRVYKQKISSAQTTKKITKAMELIAASRIQKAMARVKASTPFARAVTRAVSAVATHSNVDHPLTREPETIRRSAVVIFSSDRGLAGAFNSQILREGLEVAELLREQGKEPVFYLVGRKAVGYFQFRRIEAAAEWTGDTDTPSFHTAEEISQTLLEAFNRGGEDGGVDEIHLVYNRFVSMMTQSPESVRLLPLEIAEADDSEAGSTVYPLYEFEPDAETVLDAILPVYIQSRVFNALLQSSAAKQAATQKAMKSASDNADKLITDYTRLRNNARQAEITQQIAEIVGGADALASS from the coding sequence ATGGGCGCTCAACTCAGGGTCTACAAGCAGAAGATCTCTTCTGCTCAGACGACCAAGAAGATCACGAAGGCGATGGAACTCATCGCGGCTTCGCGCATCCAGAAGGCGATGGCACGCGTCAAGGCGTCCACCCCCTTCGCGCGGGCCGTGACGAGGGCCGTGTCCGCCGTCGCGACGCACTCGAACGTCGACCACCCGCTCACCCGCGAGCCCGAGACGATCCGCCGTTCCGCGGTCGTGATCTTCTCGTCGGACCGTGGTCTCGCCGGAGCCTTCAACTCGCAGATCCTCCGTGAGGGTCTCGAGGTGGCGGAGCTCCTGCGCGAACAGGGCAAGGAGCCGGTGTTCTACCTCGTGGGCCGCAAGGCCGTCGGGTACTTCCAGTTCCGTCGTATCGAAGCCGCTGCAGAGTGGACCGGCGACACCGACACCCCCTCGTTCCACACGGCGGAGGAGATCTCGCAGACGCTTCTCGAGGCCTTCAACCGTGGGGGAGAGGACGGCGGCGTCGACGAGATCCACCTCGTGTACAACCGCTTCGTCAGCATGATGACGCAGTCGCCGGAGTCCGTGCGCCTGCTGCCGCTGGAGATCGCGGAGGCCGACGACTCGGAGGCGGGCAGCACCGTCTACCCGCTGTACGAGTTCGAGCCCGACGCCGAGACGGTGCTCGACGCGATCCTGCCGGTGTACATCCAGAGCCGCGTCTTCAACGCCCTCCTGCAGTCGTCCGCCGCTAAGCAGGCCGCGACGCAGAAGGCGATGAAGTCGGCCAGCGACAACGCCGACAAGCTCATCACCGACTACACCCGCCTGCGCAACAACGCGCGTCAGGCCGAGATCACCCAGCAGATCGCCGAGATCGTCGGTGGCGCCGACGCTCTCGCATCGAGCTGA
- the atpA gene encoding F0F1 ATP synthase subunit alpha, whose translation MAELSISPDVIRDALKDFAAAYEPTGAAATEVGTVIDAADGIAHVEGLPGVMANELVTFADGTKGLALNLDEHEIGVVVLGDFTGIEAGQEVTRTGEVLSVPVGDGYLGRVVDPLGNPIDGLGAIATEGVRELELQAPGVMQRKSVHEPMQTGIKAIDAMIPVGRGQRQLIIGDRQTGKTAIAIDTIINQKANWESGDVNKQVRCIYVAIGQKGSTIASVKGALEEAGALEYTTIVAAPASDPAGFKYLAPYTGSAIGQHWMYGGKHVLIIFDDLSKQAEAYRAVSLLLRRPPGREAYPGDVFYLHSRLLERCAKLSDELGAGSMTGLPIIETKANDVSAYIPTNVISITDGQIFLQSDLFNANQRPAVDVGISVSRVGGDAQVKSIKKVSGTLKLELAQYRSLEAFAMFASDLDAASRRQLSRGARLTELLKQPQYSPYPVEEQVVSIWAGTNGKLDSIEVEDVLRFERELLDYLRRNTKVLDTLRETNVLDDATVAELDKQTDNFLLEFQGGKGHAIGAPGHEEHAAAEAEDVNQEKIVKGRRA comes from the coding sequence ATGGCAGAACTATCGATCAGCCCCGACGTCATCCGTGACGCGCTGAAGGATTTCGCCGCCGCGTACGAGCCCACCGGGGCCGCGGCGACCGAGGTCGGCACCGTCATCGACGCCGCCGACGGCATCGCTCACGTCGAGGGACTTCCCGGCGTCATGGCGAACGAGCTCGTGACCTTCGCCGACGGCACCAAGGGTCTCGCGCTGAACCTCGACGAGCACGAGATCGGCGTCGTCGTCCTCGGCGACTTCACCGGCATCGAGGCCGGTCAGGAAGTCACCCGCACGGGTGAGGTCCTCTCCGTCCCGGTCGGTGACGGCTACCTCGGCCGCGTCGTCGACCCGCTCGGCAACCCGATCGACGGCCTCGGCGCGATCGCGACCGAGGGTGTCCGCGAGCTCGAGCTCCAGGCCCCCGGCGTCATGCAGCGCAAGTCGGTCCACGAGCCCATGCAGACCGGCATCAAGGCGATCGACGCGATGATCCCGGTCGGCCGCGGCCAGCGCCAGCTCATCATCGGCGACCGCCAGACCGGCAAGACGGCCATCGCGATCGACACGATCATCAACCAGAAGGCCAACTGGGAGTCCGGCGACGTCAACAAGCAGGTCCGCTGCATCTACGTCGCCATCGGCCAGAAGGGCTCGACCATCGCTTCGGTGAAGGGCGCGCTCGAAGAGGCCGGAGCTCTGGAGTACACCACCATCGTGGCCGCTCCTGCGTCCGACCCCGCCGGCTTCAAGTACCTCGCTCCGTACACCGGCTCGGCCATCGGCCAGCACTGGATGTACGGCGGCAAGCACGTCCTCATCATCTTCGACGACCTGTCGAAGCAGGCCGAGGCCTACCGCGCCGTCTCCCTGCTGCTCCGCCGCCCGCCGGGCCGCGAGGCCTACCCCGGCGACGTCTTCTACCTGCACTCGCGTCTGCTCGAGCGGTGCGCGAAGCTCTCCGACGAGCTCGGCGCGGGCTCGATGACGGGCCTTCCGATCATCGAGACCAAGGCGAACGACGTCTCGGCGTACATCCCGACCAATGTGATCTCGATCACCGACGGCCAGATCTTCCTCCAGTCCGACCTCTTCAACGCCAACCAGCGTCCGGCGGTCGACGTGGGTATCTCGGTGTCGCGTGTCGGTGGTGACGCCCAGGTGAAGTCGATCAAGAAGGTCTCCGGAACGTTGAAGCTGGAGCTGGCGCAGTACCGCTCGCTCGAGGCGTTCGCGATGTTCGCGTCGGACCTCGACGCCGCGTCGCGCCGTCAGCTCTCGCGCGGTGCCCGTCTGACCGAGCTGCTCAAGCAGCCGCAGTACTCGCCGTACCCGGTGGAGGAGCAGGTCGTCTCGATCTGGGCCGGCACCAACGGCAAGCTCGACTCGATCGAGGTCGAGGACGTGCTGCGCTTCGAGCGCGAGCTGCTCGACTACCTGCGTCGCAACACGAAGGTGCTCGACACCCTGCGGGAGACGAACGTGCTGGACGACGCGACCGTCGCCGAGCTCGACAAGCAGACCGACAACTTCCTCCTGGAGTTCCAGGGCGGCAAGGGTCACGCCATCGGCGCCCCCGGCCACGAGGAGCACGCTGCGGCCGAGGCCGAGGACGTCAACCAGGAGAAGATCGTCAAGGGTCGTCGCGCGTAA
- a CDS encoding F0F1 ATP synthase subunit delta: protein MGSATAQALAASTQTLAAAKDVTLETARELFVAARAVGESSQLSGALADPSAPASARQNVVSAVFGQYGSATQDVLRSAVAERWSNASELIDGLEELAIRAATIAEPGADIEGELFGFSRAIAANPELELALGSRLGGEDAKAALVERLLVDASASAPTALIVTSLVRQPRERRVRQLLSRAMRIVSSQRGRLVATVHTATELSDAQRTRLGQTLSQRYGGQVSLNVVIDPSVVGGLRVQIADDVIDGSISARLADLRQKLAG, encoded by the coding sequence ATGGGCAGCGCGACCGCTCAGGCACTCGCGGCATCCACGCAGACGCTTGCCGCAGCGAAGGACGTCACCCTCGAGACCGCGCGCGAGCTGTTCGTCGCCGCGCGTGCCGTGGGCGAATCGTCTCAGCTGAGCGGCGCGCTGGCCGACCCCTCGGCTCCCGCCTCGGCGCGACAGAACGTCGTGTCCGCGGTCTTCGGGCAGTACGGCTCCGCGACGCAGGACGTCCTGCGCAGCGCGGTCGCCGAGCGCTGGTCGAACGCCTCGGAGCTGATCGACGGTCTCGAGGAGCTCGCGATCCGGGCGGCGACCATCGCCGAGCCCGGCGCGGACATCGAGGGAGAGCTCTTCGGCTTCTCGCGGGCGATCGCGGCGAACCCGGAGCTCGAGCTCGCTCTCGGCAGCCGGCTCGGGGGAGAGGACGCGAAGGCCGCTCTGGTCGAGCGCCTCCTCGTCGATGCCTCTGCCAGCGCTCCGACGGCCCTCATCGTCACGTCCCTCGTGCGTCAGCCGCGCGAGCGCCGGGTGCGGCAGCTGCTGAGCCGGGCGATGCGCATCGTCTCGAGCCAGCGCGGCCGTCTCGTGGCCACGGTGCACACGGCGACCGAGCTCAGCGACGCGCAGCGCACGCGACTCGGCCAGACGCTCTCGCAGCGATACGGCGGCCAGGTGTCCCTCAACGTCGTCATCGACCCCAGCGTCGTCGGAGGCCTGCGCGTGCAGATCGCCGATGACGTCATCGACGGCAGCATCTCCGCACGACTCGCCGACCTTCGCCAGAAGCTCGCGGGCTAA
- a CDS encoding F0F1 ATP synthase subunit B yields the protein MLNALVTNLAAEGEAANNPLIPAWYDIIWSGFWFLIILIVVWKVALPRLTKMLDERSAAIEGNIAKADEAQKQAEAALEEYTRQLAEARTEAGEIREAAREDGKKIIAEAKETAASEAARLTATAHTQIEAERQTALVSLRSEVGSLALDLAGGVVGETLSDDARAAAVVDRFLADLEASEKAAQVPGGQS from the coding sequence ATGCTGAACGCTCTTGTCACGAACCTCGCGGCTGAGGGTGAGGCGGCGAACAACCCGCTGATCCCCGCGTGGTACGACATCATCTGGTCGGGCTTCTGGTTCCTCATCATCCTCATCGTCGTGTGGAAGGTCGCCCTTCCCCGTCTGACGAAGATGCTCGACGAGCGGTCCGCCGCCATCGAGGGCAACATCGCCAAGGCCGATGAGGCGCAGAAGCAGGCGGAAGCGGCTCTCGAGGAGTACACCCGGCAGCTCGCCGAGGCGCGCACCGAGGCCGGCGAGATCCGCGAGGCCGCCCGTGAGGACGGCAAGAAGATCATCGCCGAGGCGAAGGAGACCGCAGCCAGCGAGGCCGCGCGTCTGACCGCCACCGCGCACACGCAGATCGAGGCCGAGCGCCAGACGGCCCTCGTCTCCCTGCGCAGCGAGGTCGGTTCGCTCGCTCTCGACCTCGCCGGCGGCGTGGTCGGCGAGACGCTCTCCGACGACGCTCGCGCGGCCGCCGTGGTCGACCGCTTCCTCGCCGATCTCGAAGCATCCGAGAAGGCGGCTCAGGTACCGGGCGGGCAGTCCTAA
- the atpE gene encoding ATP synthase F0 subunit C → MDATTVLAEINGHLAAVGYGLAAIGPAIGVGIVVGKTIEGVARQPELAGRLQVLMWIGIAFTEALAFVGIAVGFIPFPA, encoded by the coding sequence GTGGACGCAACTACGGTTCTCGCTGAAATCAACGGCCACCTCGCGGCGGTCGGCTACGGCCTCGCGGCCATCGGCCCGGCCATCGGTGTGGGCATCGTGGTCGGCAAGACCATCGAGGGCGTCGCCCGTCAGCCCGAGCTGGCCGGTCGCCTGCAGGTCCTCATGTGGATCGGTATCGCCTTCACCGAGGCGCTTGCGTTCGTCGGCATCGCCGTCGGATTCATCCCCTTCCCCGCGTAA
- the atpB gene encoding F0F1 ATP synthase subunit A produces MTPRLASSDGEFHGPSIDEFFPEILFHVGPIPVNRIHLIQFLSVIAVVLILWLGTRRMKVVPGRFQSLVEMGLGFVRGGIAHDLLGRKDGDRFLPILTTIFFMVLFMNITGIIPFLNMPGTAIIAVPLTLAVVSYVTFIYAGIKKSPKNFFKNALFPSGVPWPVYFIVTPIELISTFIIRPVTLTLRLLMNLVVGHMILVLCFAATQFFFFTAGGGWAALGIGTLAFGGAFTLFEVLVAVLQAYVFTVLTAVYIQLAVAEEH; encoded by the coding sequence CTGACCCCCCGACTCGCGTCCTCGGATGGCGAGTTCCACGGCCCTTCGATCGATGAGTTCTTCCCGGAGATCCTCTTCCACGTCGGACCCATCCCGGTCAACCGGATCCACCTGATCCAGTTCCTGTCCGTGATCGCCGTCGTCCTGATCCTCTGGCTCGGCACGCGCCGCATGAAGGTCGTGCCCGGACGCTTCCAGAGCCTCGTCGAGATGGGCCTCGGCTTCGTCCGCGGCGGCATCGCGCACGACCTGCTGGGCCGCAAGGACGGCGACCGCTTCCTGCCGATCCTCACCACGATCTTCTTCATGGTGCTGTTCATGAACATCACGGGCATCATCCCGTTCCTGAACATGCCCGGTACGGCCATCATCGCGGTGCCACTCACGCTCGCCGTGGTCAGCTACGTCACGTTCATCTACGCCGGCATCAAGAAGAGCCCGAAGAACTTCTTCAAGAACGCGCTCTTCCCGTCGGGTGTGCCGTGGCCGGTCTACTTCATCGTCACGCCGATCGAGCTCATCTCGACGTTCATCATCCGCCCGGTGACCCTCACCCTGCGACTGCTGATGAACCTCGTCGTCGGCCACATGATCCTGGTCCTCTGCTTCGCAGCGACCCAGTTCTTCTTCTTCACCGCTGGCGGCGGCTGGGCTGCCCTCGGTATCGGAACCCTCGCCTTCGGCGGCGCGTTCACCCTCTTCGAGGTGCTGGTCGCCGTGCTGCAGGCCTACGTCTTCACCGTCCTCACCGCGGTCTACATCCAGCTCGCGGTCGCAGAAGAGCACTGA
- a CDS encoding MraY family glycosyltransferase has protein sequence MKQYLFTIIVTAAITFVLTWAVWRLSLRFKLYPGIRERDVHTTPTPRLGGIAIFLGIVAAFAVSAANPFFQSIWTPPQTMWSILAAALLIAVIGVMDDLWDIDWMIKLGAQFLAAGIITVGGGLQILSLPFGDLIVVSSWLSITITMFAIVIVMNAVNFIDGLDGLVAGVCLISNGVFFAYSYIFTRDSGASSYFNLSTFLAAVLIGACLGFLPLNWSPAKLFMGDSGALVIGLLMATSAIAITGQMDPSALDPERLGRSQLIGAFLPILLPLLVVLLPLLDFGLAVLRRMSAGRSPFSPDRKHLHHRMLDLGHRDRDAVLIFYAWTAVISLAVLLMYVGAREDWPGQYLPGVAFGVVGIAACLVITLSPTRRRKTDAAAAPDPIPLEPR, from the coding sequence GTGAAGCAGTACCTCTTCACGATCATCGTCACCGCCGCGATCACCTTCGTGCTGACGTGGGCGGTGTGGCGGTTGAGCCTCCGCTTCAAGCTGTATCCCGGCATCCGAGAGCGCGACGTGCACACCACGCCCACACCGCGGCTGGGCGGGATCGCGATCTTCCTCGGCATCGTCGCCGCCTTCGCGGTCTCGGCCGCCAACCCGTTCTTCCAGAGCATCTGGACGCCGCCGCAGACCATGTGGTCGATCCTCGCGGCTGCACTGCTCATCGCCGTCATCGGGGTCATGGACGACCTCTGGGACATCGACTGGATGATCAAGCTCGGGGCGCAGTTCCTCGCCGCCGGGATCATCACGGTGGGTGGCGGCCTGCAGATCCTCTCTCTGCCGTTCGGTGACCTGATCGTCGTGTCGAGCTGGCTGAGCATCACGATCACGATGTTCGCGATCGTGATCGTCATGAACGCGGTCAACTTCATCGACGGGCTCGACGGACTCGTCGCCGGTGTCTGCCTCATCTCCAACGGGGTCTTCTTCGCGTACTCGTACATCTTCACGCGGGACTCCGGTGCTTCCAGCTACTTCAACCTCTCGACCTTCCTCGCCGCGGTCCTCATCGGGGCCTGCCTCGGTTTCCTCCCGCTGAACTGGAGCCCGGCGAAGCTGTTCATGGGGGACTCCGGGGCGCTCGTGATCGGTCTGCTGATGGCAACCTCGGCGATCGCGATCACCGGACAGATGGACCCGTCCGCCCTGGACCCGGAGCGCCTCGGGCGCTCGCAACTCATCGGTGCCTTCCTGCCGATCCTCCTGCCGCTGCTCGTGGTGCTCCTGCCTCTGCTGGACTTCGGCCTGGCGGTGCTGCGCCGGATGAGCGCCGGACGCTCGCCGTTCTCGCCGGACCGCAAGCACCTGCACCACCGGATGCTCGACCTCGGGCACCGGGACCGCGACGCGGTCCTCATCTTCTACGCGTGGACGGCCGTGATCTCCCTCGCCGTCCTCCTGATGTACGTCGGCGCGCGGGAGGACTGGCCCGGTCAGTACCTTCCCGGCGTCGCCTTCGGCGTCGTCGGCATCGCCGCGTGCCTCGTCATCACCCTGAGTCCGACCCGCCGACGCAAGACCGACGCGGCCGCTGCGCCCGACCCGATCCCTCTGGAGCCCCGATGA
- a CDS encoding L-threonylcarbamoyladenylate synthase produces the protein MSPIFDCSDEAQLLAGMRNARQAIGRGDLIVIPTDTVYGVAADAFSPPAVQRLLDAKGRGRNQPPPVLVGTKETLAALAEEVPEPVHRLVDAFWPGGLTIVLPAQPSLVWDLGETQGTVAVRMPEGRVVLELLAETGPLAVSSANLTGKAAAISALDAEKMLGDSVAVYLDDGMSKNGVASTIIDATSLVRRGADAETGVVRILRQGVVTREQLQEVLGDLLEPEQQDGDS, from the coding sequence ATGTCCCCCATCTTCGACTGCAGCGACGAGGCGCAGCTGCTCGCCGGGATGCGCAACGCGCGTCAGGCGATCGGCCGCGGCGACCTCATCGTCATCCCCACCGACACCGTCTACGGCGTCGCCGCCGACGCCTTCTCGCCGCCTGCGGTGCAGCGTCTCCTGGATGCCAAGGGCCGCGGCCGCAATCAGCCGCCGCCTGTCCTCGTCGGCACCAAGGAGACGCTCGCGGCCCTCGCGGAGGAGGTCCCCGAGCCGGTTCACCGTCTCGTCGATGCCTTCTGGCCCGGCGGACTGACGATCGTGCTGCCGGCGCAGCCGTCGCTGGTGTGGGACCTGGGGGAGACGCAGGGCACCGTCGCCGTGCGGATGCCGGAGGGGCGGGTGGTGCTCGAACTGCTCGCTGAGACCGGGCCCCTCGCGGTGTCCAGCGCCAACCTCACCGGCAAGGCGGCGGCGATCTCTGCGCTCGATGCGGAGAAGATGCTCGGCGACAGCGTCGCGGTGTACCTGGACGACGGCATGAGCAAGAACGGCGTCGCCTCCACGATCATCGACGCGACCTCGCTCGTCCGCCGCGGGGCCGATGCCGAGACCGGCGTCGTCCGGATCCTGCGTCAGGGCGTCGTGACGAGGGAGCAGCTGCAGGAGGTCCTGGGCGACCTGCTCGAGCCGGAGCAGCAGGACGGGGATTCGTGA
- the prmC gene encoding peptide chain release factor N(5)-glutamine methyltransferase, translating to MPDLSLAAAVRAAAQRLADAGVPDPLVDAELLAGHVRGQRRGEVQAAVVRGDLLADDDAAALDALIGRRAGREPLQHLTGTAPFRHLELAVGPGVFVPRPETETVAQFAIDALLGSAEPSPIGIDLGTGSGAIALAMATEVPHARVYAAEISPEAHAWARRNVEGVENLTLVLSDLADAFPELDGTATVVISNPPYVPAQAIPRDPEVRLFDPALALYGGEDGLDVVRMLSGRALRLLRSGGTLVIEHGELQGAPIRELLTADGWRAAATHRDLTLRDRATTAVRP from the coding sequence ATGCCCGACCTCTCACTCGCCGCCGCCGTGCGCGCCGCGGCACAGCGTCTCGCCGACGCCGGCGTGCCCGACCCGCTCGTCGACGCCGAGCTGCTCGCCGGACACGTGCGAGGACAGCGCCGCGGCGAGGTACAGGCGGCCGTCGTCCGCGGCGACCTGCTCGCTGACGACGACGCGGCGGCGCTGGACGCCCTCATCGGCCGCCGCGCGGGCCGGGAGCCGCTGCAGCATCTCACCGGCACCGCGCCGTTCCGGCACCTGGAGCTCGCGGTCGGCCCCGGCGTCTTCGTCCCGCGCCCCGAGACGGAGACGGTGGCGCAGTTCGCGATCGATGCCCTCCTGGGCTCGGCGGAGCCGTCGCCGATCGGCATCGACCTCGGCACGGGCAGCGGCGCGATCGCGCTGGCGATGGCCACCGAGGTGCCGCACGCGCGGGTGTACGCCGCGGAGATCTCCCCGGAGGCCCACGCGTGGGCTCGTCGTAACGTCGAGGGCGTCGAGAACCTCACCCTGGTGCTGTCCGATCTCGCGGACGCGTTCCCGGAACTCGACGGCACCGCCACGGTCGTCATCTCCAACCCGCCGTACGTGCCGGCGCAGGCGATCCCGCGTGATCCGGAGGTGCGGCTCTTCGACCCGGCGCTGGCGCTCTACGGCGGAGAGGACGGCCTCGACGTCGTCCGCATGCTCAGCGGTAGGGCGCTGCGCCTGTTGCGGTCGGGCGGCACGCTCGTGATCGAGCACGGCGAGCTGCAGGGTGCCCCGATCCGGGAGCTGCTCACGGCCGACGGGTGGCGAGCCGCGGCCACCCACCGCGATCTGACCCTGCGCGACCGCGCCACCACCGCCGTCCGTCCCTGA